The Microcebus murinus isolate Inina chromosome 1, M.murinus_Inina_mat1.0, whole genome shotgun sequence genome includes a region encoding these proteins:
- the LOC105860525 gene encoding large ribosomal subunit protein eL15 — protein sequence MGAYKYIQELWRKKQSDVMRFLLRVRCWQYRQLSALHRAPRPTRPDKARRLGYKAKQGYVIYRIRVRRGGRKRPVPKGATYGKPVHHGVNQLKFARSLQSVAEERAGRHCGALRVLNSYWVGEDSTYKFFEVILIDPFHKAIRRNPDTQWITKPVHKHREMRGLTSAGRKSRGLGKGHKFHHTIGGSRRAAWRRRNTLQLHRYR from the exons ATGGGTGCATACAAGTATATCCAGGAGCTGTGGAGGAAGAAGCAGTCTGATGTAATGCGCTTTCTTCTGAGGGTCCGCTGCTGGCAATACCGGCAGCTCTCTGCGCTCCACAGGGCTCCCCGCCCCACCCGACCGGATAAAGCGCGCAGACTGGGATACAAGGCCAAGCAAG GTTATGTCATATATAGGATTCGTGTGCGCCGCGGTGGCCGCAAACGCCCAGTTCCTAAGGGTGCAACTTATGGCAAGCCTGTCCATCATGGTGTTAACCAGCTAAAGTTTGCTCGAAGCCTTCAGTCTGTTGCCGAG GAGCGAGCTGGACGCCACTGTGGGGCTCTAAGAGTCCTGAATTCTTACTGGGTTGGTGAAGATTCCACATACAAATTTTTTGAGGTTATCCTCATTGATCCATTCCATAAAGCTATCAGAAGAAATCCTGATACCCAGTGGATCACGAAACCGGTCCACAAGCACAGGGAGATGCGTGGGCTGACATCTGCAGGCCGCAAGAGCCGTGGCCTTGGAAAGGGCCATAAGTTCCACCACACTATTGGTGGTTCTCGCCGTGCAGCTTGGAGAAGGCGCAATACTCTCCAGCTCCACCGTTACCGCTAA